One Candidatus Thiopontia autotrophica genomic window, TGAAGTGCATAGTCTGACATGCGTGGACGACGTGCGCCGCTACCATGCTGACCTGGAAGTTGATCAATCTTGCATTTTGTCTCAAGAGCACGAATTCCACTCTTCAATCCAAGATCTGTTCCCTCACGACGGGAAAGTTTACATTTTGGTCCTGTATATTTTGCCACAGTATAATTCTCCTAATTTTTCAGACCGTTATACGCGGCGTTTCTTGGGTGGACGACAGCCATTATGTGGCAGTGGAGTAACATCAGTGATGCTATTAACACGGATTCCAATATTGTTTAGTGCGCGCACTGAGGATTCACGACCAGGTCCAGGCCCCTTGATGCGAACATCTACTGACTTGACGCCATACTCTTGAGCCTGCACACCCGCCTTCTCAGCGGCAACCTGTGCCGCAAATGGAGTGCTCTTTCTGGAGCCACGGAAACCGCTTCCTCCAGATGTTGCCCAACAGAGTGTGTCACCCTTACGGTCAGTAATGGTAATGATGGTGTTATTGAATGTTGCATGTACATGCACAATCCCCTCAGGGACATTCTTTTTTACCTTTTTACGCTTTGAAGCGGATGCCTGTGCCATAAAACTATAAAACCCTAAAAACTAAAAATTAAAAAAAACCTGAACAGTTCAACCAATTAACGCTTAATTGGCTTCTTCGGACCCTTGCGAGTACGTGCATTGTTCTTGGTGTTCTGACCTCTAACCGGAAGACCACGACGATGACGGATACCGCGGTTGGTACCAAGATCCATCAACCGTTTGATATTCATTGAGATCTCACGTCGAAGATCACCTTCAACCGTGAATTTACCAACAATCCCTCGAATAGATTCAAGCTGACTCTCTTCGAGATCACGGATTTTGGTTGACGCTTCAATACCAGCTGCTTCGCAGATTGTATAAGCGCGAGTTCTACCTACCCCATAAATAGAGGTTAGTGCAACCCAAGCATGTTTGTTATCAGGTACATTTACACCCGCAATTCGTGCCATCTGGCTCTTCTCCTAAACGATCCTATTTCACACCTGCGCACCACGCAGAAAGCGCGCAAGGATACCTATTATGTGTACAAAAATCAACCACCACTTCAACGAGGACGACTAGCCCTGACGCTGTTTATGTTTTGGGTCTTTACTACAAATCACACGTACAACACCATTACGGCGAATAACCTTACAGTGTTGACACATTTTCTTTACTGATGCGCGAACTTTCATTTCATTACTCCAAAATTTTTAGATCCCACTGCGACCATACCCTTTAAGATTTGCCTTCTTCATCAGACCATCATACTGATGGGAGAGAAGATGAGACTGAACCTGAGAGATAAAATCCATGATCACAACTACGATAATCAACAGTGAGGTTCCGCCAAAGTAGAATGGAACATTCCACTTAATGATCAGGAATTCAGGAAGCAGACTGACTGCAGTGATGTAACCAGCACCAATCAGTGTCAACCTCGTCATCACCTTATCAATATACTTTGCTGTCTGTGCCCCTGGGCGAATCCCCGGGATAAATGCACCTGATCTTCTCAGGTTGTCTGCAGTCTCCTTCGGGTTGAATACCAGAGCCGTATAGAAGAAGCAGAAAAATATAATTGCAACAGCATAGAATGCAACATAGAGCGGCTGTCCGGGGGAAAGTGTAGTGGCCAGATCCTTCATCCACTCCATCCCCTCACCGCTACCAAACCAGCT contains:
- the rpsK gene encoding 30S ribosomal protein S11, which produces MAQASASKRKKVKKNVPEGIVHVHATFNNTIITITDRKGDTLCWATSGGSGFRGSRKSTPFAAQVAAEKAGVQAQEYGVKSVDVRIKGPGPGRESSVRALNNIGIRVNSITDVTPLPHNGCRPPKKRRV
- the rpsM gene encoding 30S ribosomal protein S13, giving the protein MARIAGVNVPDNKHAWVALTSIYGVGRTRAYTICEAAGIEASTKIRDLEESQLESIRGIVGKFTVEGDLRREISMNIKRLMDLGTNRGIRHRRGLPVRGQNTKNNARTRKGPKKPIKR
- the rpmJ gene encoding 50S ribosomal protein L36, yielding MKVRASVKKMCQHCKVIRRNGVVRVICSKDPKHKQRQG